The segment CTTTTTAGAAAAGTAACCTGAACCTCAACAAGTGAACACCTGATTAATGCTACCCAAATAAGCACCAGAAGAAGGTATATGAGTGATATTTATTTCACGGTTAAACCTGTTGAACTCAACGTCAGTAGTGACTGTACAAGCTGGgagaaaataacaaacaaaacaggcGTGCAAGGACAAAAAGACATTTTCATCTTATGAAGCACTGTGACGGAGAGACGCCGTTCACGGGAACGTCATGTTGTTGACATCTTCGGGAAGGTCACGCTCATATAGACAGGTTCATATGATTCATGGGGTACTCCACTGGCTCACGAGTGCACCTTCTTTCTCTGCTGATGTTATCTAATGCAGCGATTAGGGGAGCTTTTTGTATGTGTTTCAAGCCGCCACCTTGAATTCAAGTACAGCCGGTATGTGGTCGGTATGTgtttaaaataaaattataattATAAAACCTCTGCTTTCTCTTTAACATTGGGTATGGGAAATCTGCATTTGTGAAGGAAGAAAATACCCGTCTTAAAAACTAATCTACCCTGCTTTCTATTTATTTCCTTTTATTCATACACagcaaaatattttgttgtCCAGTCAGCAGTTATTGGATCCATAACAGACTGCACTGCAAACAATATTAACTAAGAACAGCAAGGATAAACAGCAGAGAACATGAAAATTGATTGAATCAGATgcccatttcacaaagttaGACACCTCTGTCATTGACGGGCTCTACAGTCCGTGACATGCGGTCGTCTGTTAATGCATTGATATCGAAAGAAAGATGATGTTTCGCTTGTCCTTTAGTTACATACTATCATCCTAGCACAGGAGGACAAACTAAATGAAGAATGGGATGATCCAGAGTTCAAGTCGGCGTGGAAAAAAACAAACGTTTTAGTTTTGACTCGCCGGCCTAAATACAGTTGTTCGATgagaaacagaaataaaaaagaTAATGCTCCTATGCAGAACCACGGATTCAGACGCCATGTATAACATGGACACCAACCATCAAGGAGCAAAACAAATGCACGATTACGGTTAGGGACCCCTCAGTTTAGTTCATTACATGTATAGTTCGATACACCCCGCTCAGGGTTGTCATCAGGTTGCTTTGCAGAGGGAACAAACAACGTATCGTGTCAGCAAATGACAACGTGTGGCATTTGAAATGGTGACATCAAAATCACCAGATCTCTGTCAAAATCTCTCTTTAATGTTCAATGTATTTTTTTGTTAACTCTTTCTCAGAAGGAAAAGTATCAAACAAACCAATCTATTTAGACAGCAAAATTCTTTTACGGAACATAAACTTTTCTGTGCGCGTAAACGCGTTGAATAAGAACGACTTAGATCATTTGCGTgacatattttaaacaaaaccGATGTCCTTGAAAGATCTTCATCACTCGTGCACCGCATGTCGCAGACGATAGCGATAACGACGACTAGCCAGTTGTTGTGCTCATTGTCACTATTGTCCTGACCAATATGACGATTAACAATGCGTTCTAAAAGATGAGGAAAACGATCAGTAATGAACAGCGATTAAGTACGACTGTCCAATTACACGACATATGTAAAGGTGGAGAATCTACTTTCCTTGCCACTATTAATATCAGCGCCATGAGCAAGCACTTGTGTTGATATGTGCGTAtacaaatatcctataataaaaaataatagcATTACTTGCATCCACAACGACAAAAACACAACCAACTGCTTGAAGCAAAGAGCACAAATGCATTTTAGTACTATGCATGCTGTATTTGAAATACGATCACTATGAAGTTTAAATATTGCCCCCATCTATTTTGTGGCTCTTTATACAGAACAGAATAACCCCCTTCTCATATATTAACTGTTCCTCATCTGCTGATATTTGCTGGTTCAGAATGATTGTGCCTTCGGTGCTGCAGGAGACTTTTTGTAAATGCTCACTGACACACACGATATGTAATTTCGGGGAAAGAACACTTCCTTGTCGACTCCACTTGCACCTTCAAAACACTGAGACATTTTGATGTTTAAAACGACAGACTTTGGACATGTCGTGCATATATTGTCGAGGATATTCCGGGAAATGTTGGAAGTCCGAATTCTTGCAGTTTGTACTGCAAACCCAATGTCGTATCTAATGCTGAAGCCACTCACTGTTACAGCGTCAAGCCTTGACTGGATGCATGTGCACAACGAAATCTACAGAATATGTTGACAATCATGTACTCACACTGTTGCTTGCAGGGGAAGATAATATTTTCCGTTTACAGGTTGATATGCTTGCTAACTATTAGTCTACACcctgagtgagtgtgttggtttTCACATCGCTGTTAGCAACATTCCTGTAAACTCATGgtaggagacaccagaaatgggcgcgTTGTAccctggggaatcgaacctgtgcaATCGGCAGTCAGTGGTAATATGGAAACACCTCAGCGTGGGCTTGATGGATGTGCACAGTTTGTTACATGCCTTGGACACTACTGTTGTCCAACAATTTGCTTTGCAGCGTTCCGTCCCTTGGGCACGCAGGATATGATTGTGGATTAGACCACCCTTCTTATTATGGTGTGACCGCACAATACTCGAGCCTGAATGAAAGTTGCATACTGAGATGCTGCCTTATATTACTGTCATGCTGTCATGCTCGGGggcggggtggggtggggtgtgtgtggtGTGAATCAGAGAAAGGGAGAGACCGAGAGAGACACACAAAGAGGGGCAGAATAGTATGAAAACTCTTGTGGGTCAATTCGGTCAATCACGTGGCATTTTCCTAAATAGTACATGTGCACCTAAAGCTATATTTCATCTGTCTTGCCTTTCCACGGCAGATCCGAGTGACCGTGCCTTTTGACCACAGTGTACAACCACCCTGGTGGCCGTTTATCCATTGATTGTTCATGAAGATAGTTTTGTTTTATAAAATCCAAACTGATGATGTCATATGAACTTGCCACTTTACACTGCATAAGTACTGCTTGACCAAGGGAGTATAATGTTTAAATCTTCGTTGAATGTGGCAAAACAACGCAATGTACAACGCGTACAGACAtaattgtttgatcggcattcaTTTCTGTGTACAGACAtaattgtttgatcggcattcaTTTCTGTGTACAGACAtaattgtttgatcggcattcatttctgtgtacagatataattgtttgatcggcattcaTGTCTGTGTACAGACAtaattgtttgatcggcattcaTTTCTGTGTACAGACAtaattgtttgatcggcattcaTTTCTGTGTACAGACAtaattgtttgatcggcattcaTTTCTGTGTACAGACAtaattgtttgatcggcattcaTTTCTGTGTACAGACAtaattgtttgatcggcattcaTGTCTGTGTACAGACAtaattgtttgatcggcattcaTTTCTGTGTACAGACAtaattgtttgatcggcattcaTTTCTGTGTACAGACAtaattgtttgatcggcattcaTTTCTGTGTACAGACAtaattgtttgatcggcattcaTTTCTGTGTACAGACATAATTGTTCGATCGGCATTCATTTCTGTGTACAGACAtaattgtttgatcggcattcaTTTCTGTGTACAGACAtaattgtttgatcggcattcaTTTCTGTGTACAGACAtaattgtttgatcggcattcaTGTCTGTGTACAGACAtaattgtttgatcggcattcaTTTCTGTGTACAGACAtaattgtttgatcggcattcaTTTCTGTGTACAGACAtaattgtttgatcggcattcaTTTCTGTGTACAGACATAATTCCGTCATGATTAAATTGAAATGTCGGTGTATAGttaataatgaaaatacctATATTCAGTTACTACGGTGACCTGGTGTCTACGTGTTGCATAACCTgcacaacacaataacacataGCTGTTACACCTGCGATAAAATCAAGTTGGCGCAACACCAGAATTTTGAGAGTTTTACACGTGGGAGGTCACTTTGTGAGTATTAATAACATATCTATATACTAGGTATATTTATGTGAGTGTGTGCCAATATTTTTCCTGTTGAAAATCGTAGATATGGTACAGCCCACGGATGAAAACTTACATGGGTATTATGACACAAACACAGTTTCACAGTCACATGTAGTCGGAAAGTTTAGAAAATAAACCTTTGAAATTTAATTATGCTTATAGTACGCGTATGGTGCATGATGTGTTATCAATTTGTATGCATTGTACCTATCAGAACATATACACTGTAGGCTGTATGCGGGTACAACCGTTatcataaatgtcatttaaaatcCTCTTATGGAAATTAAGTACACCAGGATCATTAtaattaattttaattatatGCCCTTGGCGTGATATAGAGTTTGGTTCTTTATCAGAACACGTGAAAAGAAGTAGGTTTTAAAAATCGCCTTCATTGACAACCCAGTTCTCGTTCCTGACCTCGAAGCACACACACTGATAGAAGCCGCTTCTGTCGCCCGAGAGTCTACTAAGTGTGCATTGACTCATGGTCTATCACTTCGGATGGTTATTTTCCCTTGCTAAAGTACCCATGCTCTAGATGTGAAGTGTTTAGGTATTATCATTCACTGTAAGCTAACATGGAATGACAACGCTGATTACCTGTACAAACAAGGTCAGCAGAGATTGTATTTATTACGTCtttaaatagttttaaaattgGTTGTTCTCCTATGGTAACTTTcacaaacatttacacaaaacattttcagttttaacCTACTTTGTTGACTTGAAACCCGTCTgttcaaaacaaaactaaactaCAATTTGTTAACACAAGCAAAATCACTGGCACAGATTCAGTAACATCTACTAGCCTACCTTTCGAACAacttgtaaatcttttgtacCAGAATCTATTAATCACATTAACAACATTTAATCTTCAGATTCATCAATCATCTTACTTTCATGTAAACCATTTGAAAGCACTGCTATTTTGTTTCATCATTACAGCCTTTCAGCCGTTACCAATTTACAATCGAAATTCTGTAACCTATGCCTGTCTTAAGAGGTAACTAAGGGCATTGGGTGGTCGTGCTCgctgattttgttgacatatgtaatcgtatcccaactgcgctgatcgatgctcatgctgttgatcactggattttctggtacagatgcgattatttacagacggtggccacatagctggaatattgctgggtgcggcgcaaaactcaactcactcgtTTGTTGgaatatggtatgttgtgatttcatgttttgttgtgttctACATGTTTTACGAGGTAAAGTGTTTTCCCGCGGGATAAAATATTACCTTTTCTTATCTTATCCAGATTATTGCCTGAACAGGTTTGCGGATTTGTGAGgtcggcgtaaaacaaaactcaacgAATTCTCCCATTGCACAGTAACTGTCAAATATAATGTCACTATATGGTTTGACCAGGTTTGCGTTAAACGTTGAAACGTAGGTTTACGTTGAAAATAATTGAACAATTTTCCTGTCAAGAAATTATATAATGAAAGCAAAACATGATTCAGGTCTTATTTAAGCCTGACCCTCAAAAGAATGTGTCTGGCAGACCAAAGATTTTAACAGGAGCGAATCTGTAATGCGAACCTGAACACAACGGACAGATACATGGATAAAGAAAAAcagtgaatgattgagtgagtttagctgtATTAAGCTAATTACTAATTtaagctgtatggcggcggtctgtaaataatcaagtctggaccagacaatccagtgatcattagcatgagcatcgatctgcgcaaatgggaaccgatgacatgtgtcaaccaagtcagtgaacctgaccacccgatcccgttagtcgcctcttacaacaagcaaagtCGCAGAAAGATTAAGAAAGGGATTAAGGTTTTACTTCTGGAAGCCTTTGACATAACGATGTCTGACCATAGTTTTCTTACTTCAAAACGTAAACCACCACTCATATATAGTATTCTAGTATTTTTGATGAGAATGATATACTCAGCCACGTAGGTCCGTTCCTGAGAAATATACAcctaaaatacataaatctcATAAATAATAAGTCATCTTCTCCAGTGCACAATCTCAAAACACCAAGATTTAGTGATCACTTAATCAGCTGCAGGTCCTTTTTACCCCGGACAACCCAAGATGGATGTTTGGCGCTAGTAGATTATAGAAATATGACTTTATccaaccgggtacccattttctgctgggtgaacaaaggcaattttgaacacacTAACTCGCCTAAGTGAGACATCCTGAATCACATGtgtttcgttgtggggcaggactgacgtcctagaaactctcaggagttcAGCAGCCTAAcaggtcacccatccaaggactgccCGAGCTCGACGTCGCTAAACTTCGACTGATTCGTGACCTAAGCTCACATGATACTGGCGAcaccgtgaagattcgggttagaactggttttcagcaacctgtgcgaggcgactaacgggatcgggcggtcagacttgccgacttggttgacacgtcatcatatccaaacagcgtagatcgatattcatgctgCTGAACACTGGGTTGGGTGGTTTCAGTTATTTACGGACCACTACCATAAAGCTGagtgttatacaacaaacaagtaGTACGATTACTGTCAACCGTCTCCTCCGAAGTCTCATTTGCACACTCATGTAAACTGCTTGAGCAGTTTAACAGTGCTTTGGATGGGGGACCCGAAACCGTCAGTGTAAAAATAAGGAGGGGAGACGTGCACGAGAAACTTTATACGCCAATTTTCCACAAGCTTTGTGCTTTCGTTAATGAAACAGTTCTTACACACGTGTTGGAACTGCCTGTTCCTTAACCCCCTAACCGCTAGAGGGTATTGTATCACTGTCTGTTGTCGAATGGTAGAGGGAGTAAGGGTTGATGTACTTTGCGTGTATTCAGTGTTTCGATTGAATCGCTCAGtcaacatttatgaaatatcCCTTGGTGTTTTCTCCAGTTCACGGGACATTTATCCGGTGAGTTTATGATACCATATTGATTCCATTTGAATTGTGTTCAAATTACTCTTGTAATGATTTCCTGTGAACAAGTAACATCGTTTTCGGATTCTTTTGAGCTCGTAATCATCAGTAAAATGATATATCTGGCATTGTTGCATGTTTGGCATTGCAATCAGTTTTGCAtaatgtacagtatggttcaaaattattgagaatagctaaagcatttcatattattaaacgagaacaaatcagataaaattgaatgtattgtgaaagtgaactgaccttttcatgttgtgtaggtaacaatttaatattttatcaagactccttgagcttcacggcacagtctaagacgggtaggcatacttcctatcagagaggttagtgtctcgtgagttatgctgtcccagtatcggaccacttctctcttcttgtcttcaatttttgtcaaccccttttgattcacacattccttcatcatcccccaaatgttctcgaagggatttaagtcaggactatatgcaggaaatggtaatgcagtcacatttttctcctgaaaccactgcttggcatgttttgcggtgtgtttaggatcattatcttgctgcaaaatccagtcatttccataaaacacatgtgcacttggaaggagaaaagtatctaatatgttagtgtagcgttgacttgtcagatttccctcaaacacacacagcggggtcgttcctaataaggatatccctccccatacatgaaactttgggctgtatttaggtcgtccatacaacggtgctgacgcagactttgtccatattttcacattattgggatatacccatattgaactttcatcagtaaaaatcacattttcccagtcaaagttttcatgtgccaaacaccactcaacacgcctgtctttatgttcttgtttcatgagaggagaaggaattccagtctttttctcccatccaagatcaatcaaatttcttctaactgtagattttgatacaactgttgatcccctttctatcatttcatacctgatgttggagatgcttgccctttgctttttagacgctaaaattcccagccggacgcgatctgagaagtccaattttctgggtctccctgctcctttctggtgccccaaatcctttcctctttaaaattcttcctaatcctatacacagtagaaagaggagttcctgttctccctaccaatgtatttacatcatcaattccttgattacacaactcaaaaatcaaccttcttttatcttcagcagacattgttgacagtgctgaagaaaatgacgtctgctacaaattcaggggaggtaactctaattgtactatactcagtaggccaagattagttacctcccttataccattacttagttttaagtatcagtgaatcagttgaggtgttaggatagctcaaagtaagaagaaaaattctcaataattatgaaccagactatacatctTGTCTTTGTGAGCGGACTATATCCAGTTCTTTTTCGCAATAACAGTTTACGAATACTATCAGTTTTTCCATGTGAACTGTTTGGAATGATATAAGTCTTTTAGAATATGTGCTTTTTCGGACTGCACCGGTTTGGCGTTAAATAGTCGGTTTTGATTTATGAGTAATTTGGCGTTATAAACATCTTGGCGTTATgaggtttgtttttttgtttgtttgaaaaattGGCAATATAACCAGGTTTTGTGTCAATAACagttttgtgttgctgttgcCTGATTTGTCCTGTCAGCAGGTTGGAGTTTGTGAGCTCTTCAGTATATGAACTGCATCAGAATTTAACCAGTTGTTCTCAAAGCCGTTTTTTCCTATTATGAGCGGTTTGACGAAAAATCCAGTTTTTGCTTTATGAGCGTTTTGACGTAAAATGCGATTTTTCGCATTATGAGCGGTTTgatgtaaaaaatattttttgcttgAAAAGCCGTTTGATGTTACAGCTAGACTAGCACTGTGAGCGATGTGGTATTGCAGTCAGGTTTTTGCATTGTGAGCGATCTGACGTTACGGTCGGTTTTTGCATACTGAACGGTCTGGTGTTACAGTCAGTTTTTCGTTTTGAGGGTCTGGTGGTACAGTCAGTTTTTTCGTTTTGAGGGTCTGGTGGTACAGTCAGTTTTTCGTTTTGAGGGTCTGGTGGTACAGTCAGTTTTTCGAATTGAAGGTCTGGTGGTACAGTCAGTTTTTCGTTTAGAGGGTCTGGAGGTACAGTCAGTTTTGCGTTTTGATGATCTGGTGGTACAGTCAGTTTTTCGTTTTGATGATCCGGTGGTACAGTCAGTTTTTCTTTTTGAGGGTCTGGTGGTACTGTCAGTTTTTCGTATTGAGGGTCTGGTGGTACAGTCAGTTTTTCGTATTGAGGGTCTGGTGGTACAGTCAGTTTTTCGTATTGCGGGTCTGGTGGTACAGTCAGTTTTTCGTATTGAGGGTCTGGTGGTACTGTCAGTTTTTCGTATTGAGGGTCTGGTGGTACAGTCAGTTTTTCGTATTGAGGGTCTGGTGGTacagatgacaagaatttttatggatgatcaacttctttattgcagggtagcgacgtttcggtatagattcttataccgttttcaagcgtgtggggaatggcagggggagtacaatatatatacagcagagatgagcatgtgatgacaatacaacaataacaggattaacaataactatttgaggtaacaatacattagagaagtgttgaggtaagctgattaaggactgaagccagcgggGGGAAGagggtgagttgacagaagccagagtgagatgagtggattaattggtggaagccagggtgagttgagtggataaattgagactgggggccagagtgggttgattaattagtgttaatgatgcagttgaatgccggagagacaaagacgccttgatccctgttaattgttgggttgtgtctgcggatttgtactgcttcagcaagtttgcgttgtttgaagtcatgtttgttgctagcaagtgttgtgacagtgtcccagttgatgttgtggtcaggaaatttgaAACTCAAGACTGTTGAAAACCCTGGAAAAATCGTTAGTTATGATGTAGTGGACTTGTTCACCAGTGTTCCCATTAACGAAACCCTGCACATCCTCCGTAACCGCCTTGATAACCTCGACTCCCCTCTGGACACCAAACTCTCTACTGACTCCATCCTTCAGCTCATTACTAACTCCATCACCTCCACATACTTCACCTGGGGTGATGAACTCTATGAGCAAATCCATGGTCTGCCCATGGGATCCCCTCTCTCTCCCATCCTCTCTGAAATCTACATGACCTCCTTTGAGCACCAAGCCCTCAGTTCCTCACTAATTAAACCAACCTGCTGGTTCAGGAAGGTTGACGACACCTTTGTCATTCTGCCCCAAGCTAACGACCCCTCCGCTCTCCTTCAGCACCTTAACCACCAACACCCCCGCATTCAGTTCacgtttgagactgaaagcaacTCACAACTCCCCTTCCTTGACGTTCTCGTCACCCGCACTACTGACAACACCATCCAAACCTCTGTCTATCGTAAACCCACTCACACTGACCAATACCTCCACTTTGACTCAAACCACTCACTCCGAACTAAAACGGGCATCATCTCTACCCTCACCCGCCGTGCCCTAAACCTATCCTCTGTCTCTCCTCAACCCGAACTAAACCATCTCAAGCATGTCTTCACCCAACTAAACAACTACCCTCCCCAACTTGTTAACCGTGTCATTAACTCCACTGTCAACCCACCTCCCAAACCCACTACTACCAAGCCTGATCCCGCTCCCATACGCATCTCACTACCATACAccggcaaaacatcacaccacatcagtcgcctactcaagcaacaagcaggcattgacacctactttacaacacccctcaaaacaatcattaaggccaacggtaggaaacacagtacacaacaacaacaccctaaaggcgtcatctacaacatcagctgcagctgcggcagcaactacattggggaaacatccagaccactcaacatacgcatcaaagaacacaaaacctccacaaacaaaggtgacacaaaatcagccatttcggaacacatcaccaaatttcctgaccacaacatcaactgggacactgtcacaacacttgctagcaacaaacatgacttcaaacaacgcaaacttgctgaagcagtacaaatccgcagacacaacccaacaattaacagggatcaaggcgtctttgtctctccggcattcaactgcatcattaacactaattaatcaacccactctggcccccagtctcaatttatccactcaactcaccctggcttccaccaattaatccactcatctcactctggcttctgtcaactcaccctCTTCCCcccgctggcttcagtccttaatcagcttacctcaacacttctctaatgtattgttacctcaaatagttattgttaatcctgttattgttgtattgtcatcacatgctcatctctcctgtatatatattgtactccccctgccattccccacacgcttgaaaacggtataagaatctataccgaaacgtcgctaccctgcaataaagaagttgatcatccataaaaattcttgtcatctttatctcagcaacttctagaatgcctctcaaacagtttgtCTGGTGGTACAGTCAGTTTTTCGTATTGAGGGTCTGGTGGTACAGTCAGTTTTTCGTTTTGATGATCTGGTGGTACAGTCAGACTTTCATTTAGAGGGTCTGGTGTTACTGCCGGCTTCTACATTTTGAGCGGTCTGGCGTTacagttgtttttttgtgttttaagAGTCTAGCATAACAGTTGTTTTTAGCTTTATGAACAGTCTGTCGTGGTCTGGCGTTACATCCGAATTTTGCATTACGAGCTCAGTGGCGTTATAAGCAGTTTTACACTCAGAACAATTTGGCTTCATTGGCTTTTTTCGAAAATTAACATCACTACTTTTACGTACCGGCTTGTTCGCCATTATGGTGACTTTAGCACTACCATTCGTTTATCGTTATAAATGGTACTGCCCCTCAGAAAAATGGATTGCTGTGGAATGCACACTGAGATTATGTCCGGTTAGAGGCTATAACACGTTTAGTATTATTGCCCATTTAGTATTATTGCCCACCGTACATCGGTATTGTACCTGGTTTTCATTAAGACTAGTTTAATAAAGGTTTCAGGTTTTAGGTTTTAGTCAGTTTATTCCGTGAAAAAGCCGTAAACCTAAGTAAAAATAAATGATGATAATATTTCAATGTTAAGTTTTAGTTAAATGGGATGATCGTAATGCAAGCGTATCTTTTACCTAATTTGTACAATTTTTAGCGAGCCAAACGTATTTCAAAGAAATGCATTTATGAAATaatgcatgttgctgtacacTGGCAtacctttaaaatattttggacATATTGGGCACTCCAACATTAAATGAAATTCGTCTTCAATATTAATGATTTTAAAAAGGTTATTACTGCCTGGGTAATCCATCTGTCTACCAGTATTTTTAAATAAAGATAATGCGAGTATTCATAAAGTAATTCCACGTCTTGCATCTTTAGATTTTATAAAAGTCAAAAACCATAAATCTGGTCAACTGCTTAATAAACATCTAAAGATGATAATTTATGCaaatcttttttaaaaaaacgtaTTGTTGATACGGGTATTTTACTGTAAGAATAAATCATTGTAAATATAAGCAACTACCTCCTAATCGTTGTGACTctcatacatagccaaatccatGTTTGAATTATATTATGCTTATGATATACACCCATGTTTTCCTACTAGCTCTATCAactacagtggaatctgtcaataccggcatctgtccagtgcggcaaggtgtcaacacccgcataaaatctcagtcccgtctgtggcTTGAACATTTATTATCAGTCTACTatccggcacgttgtctaaaatagattatttcttcagtcccgatgagtgccggtttagacagcttccactgtatatagttTCTGTTACAGCTATTTTTTTAACAGTTTCTtggtttataaaaaaaataaagatgGCGCCACAGGGGCCACCTAAGCATGTACAAAATGGCATATACAAAGTTCATCTTCATTCTTCATCGTGAAGCACCATATTGTTGATGGAGTTATTCGACAAATTTGCCGCCATCTCAGTAGCTTTATATCCTGGTACACATGGTTGCTAtgataaatagtgatattatgtCAAAAGCACGCGGCAGGTGGTCGCCAGAACTATGTCTGTGCCATTACTAAACGATATTAGATGTACACGTACTTGATCGCCATGACTGTTTCGGGGTAGTATATCAAGATGCATGCATGGACTATATGACACATAATGGCTGTATCGGGACATTTTATCAAGATGCACGTAACA is part of the Haliotis asinina isolate JCU_RB_2024 chromosome 6, JCU_Hal_asi_v2, whole genome shotgun sequence genome and harbors:
- the LOC137286865 gene encoding uncharacterized protein, producing MSGLIGGSQASVVTVSQLMLWSGNLKLKTVENPGKIVSYDVVDLFTSVPINETLHILRNRLDNLDSPLDTKLSTDSILQLITNSITSTYFTWGDELYEQIHGLPMGSPLSPILSEIYMTSFEHQALSSSLIKPTCWFRKVDDTFVILPQANDPSALLQHLNHQHPRIQFTFETESNSQLPFLDVLVTRTTDNTIQTSVYRKPTHTDQYLHFDSNHSLRTKTGIISTLTRRALNLSSVSPQPELNHLKHVFTQLNNYPPQLVNRVINSTVNPPPKPTTTKPDPAPIRISLPYTGKTSHHISRLLKQQAECDDVHDGDRGDDDDDDDDDDDDGDSR